The following proteins come from a genomic window of Dongia rigui:
- a CDS encoding class I SAM-dependent methyltransferase, with protein sequence MPDQPLPTYDSTAVRVALWRAQHLEVDSPPHVFEDDVGLKLAPPHAEWRQRPDMHPQWIAPFRAAIVGRARLIEDMLRDEIDRGVVQYVILGAGLDTFAQRRSDLAGRVAVFEVDQPGPQAWKRQRLEKLGFGQPTWLHFVPVNFEAGDDWLAHLKAAGFNAARPAVIASTGVSMYLTLAAIKTTLRQVASLPHGSTFAMSFLLPLAMADADMRPMLQRAVDGAQASGTPFVSFFAPDEILSLAKDAGFRDVRYVSADDLAARYFANRPDGLRPPRNAEGMLIATT encoded by the coding sequence ATGCCAGATCAGCCGCTTCCCACTTATGACAGCACGGCGGTCCGCGTCGCCCTGTGGCGCGCGCAACATCTGGAGGTTGATTCACCGCCTCATGTCTTTGAAGACGATGTCGGCCTCAAACTGGCGCCGCCACACGCGGAATGGCGACAGCGGCCGGACATGCACCCGCAGTGGATCGCGCCGTTCCGCGCGGCCATCGTCGGTCGGGCACGCCTCATCGAGGACATGCTGCGGGATGAGATCGATCGCGGTGTCGTGCAATATGTCATCCTTGGCGCCGGCCTCGATACTTTCGCCCAGCGCCGCTCGGACCTCGCTGGGCGCGTTGCCGTATTCGAGGTGGATCAACCCGGACCGCAAGCCTGGAAACGCCAGCGCCTGGAGAAATTGGGTTTCGGCCAGCCGACCTGGCTGCATTTCGTGCCGGTGAACTTCGAAGCAGGAGATGATTGGTTGGCGCATCTCAAGGCGGCTGGCTTTAACGCCGCCCGTCCAGCCGTGATCGCCTCGACCGGCGTCAGCATGTATCTGACGCTTGCGGCTATCAAAACGACTCTGCGCCAAGTGGCCTCGCTGCCGCACGGTTCTACTTTCGCCATGTCGTTCCTGTTGCCGCTCGCCATGGCGGATGCAGACATGCGCCCGATGTTGCAGCGCGCGGTCGATGGCGCCCAGGCGAGCGGCACGCCCTTCGTCAGCTTCTTCGCGCCGGACGAGATCCTGTCGCTGGCAAAAGACGCCGGCTTTCGCGACGTGCGCTATGTTTCGGCCGACGATCTCGCAGCACGTTATTTCGCCAATCGGCCCGATGGCCTGCGCCCGCCCCGCAATGCGGAAGGCATGCTGATCGCGACGACGTAA
- a CDS encoding response regulator transcription factor: MTLVYIVDDDDAVRDSLSILLESAGLSIESFPGAEAVLARCADKAPDCLVTDVRMPGMDGMALFAALGKAGIDVPVIIMTGHGEVPLAVAAMKAGVADFVEKPFTDEAILEAIAAAVKKHQDRLRLRPASAELQGRLDSLTAREREVFDLLVAGDANKIIAHALDISIRTVEIHRARVMEKMKAKNLPELVRMALELGALKLS; this comes from the coding sequence ATGACGCTGGTTTACATTGTCGATGACGATGACGCGGTACGAGATTCGCTGTCGATCCTGCTGGAATCGGCGGGGTTATCCATTGAATCCTTCCCTGGCGCCGAAGCGGTCCTGGCGCGCTGCGCCGATAAGGCGCCGGATTGCCTGGTGACCGATGTGCGGATGCCCGGCATGGATGGCATGGCGCTGTTCGCCGCCCTGGGGAAGGCCGGTATCGATGTTCCCGTCATTATCATGACCGGTCATGGCGAGGTGCCCCTGGCGGTTGCCGCAATGAAGGCCGGCGTCGCCGATTTCGTGGAGAAGCCCTTTACGGATGAGGCGATCCTGGAAGCGATCGCGGCGGCGGTGAAAAAGCACCAGGACCGCCTGCGCCTGCGCCCGGCCAGCGCCGAACTGCAAGGCCGCCTCGACAGTCTCACCGCGCGTGAACGCGAGGTGTTCGACCTGCTGGTGGCGGGCGACGCCAACAAGATCATCGCCCATGCGCTGGACATCAGCATCCGAACGGTCGAAATCCACCGCGCCCGCGTCATGGAAAAGATGAAGGCGAAGAACTTGCCGGAACTGGTACGCATGGCGCTGGAATTGGGCGCGCTCAAGCTCAGTTAG
- a CDS encoding cation-translocating P-type ATPase, with protein sequence METQRAGPVRDAAAGALGLTRAEAQRRLERDGANELPGGGTRSVWTILGEVVREPMLALLLCGGGIYFLIGSRSEALILLGFATFSVIVTLVQETRTERVLEALRDLSSPRALVIRDGKHQRIAGSDVVVGDLVILGEGDRVPADLTLTEANDLLADESLLTGESLPVRKAADNGAAATDPTQPGGDDLAAAFSGTLIVRGSGTGEVTATGARSQIGRIGASLAKVQVETPRLQGQTAKLVRIFAGIAALCSLTVILLYGLSRGDWLQGILAGIALGMSLIPEEFPVVLAVFTAMGAWRLSRGRVLTRRAATIETLGAATTLCTDKTGTLTENRMSVTELRAWSGEALTLARDEKMPLPQPFAAMVEIGRRACAETPFDPMEKAFHDLGPRLGASGTWRLRQSYGLRPDLLAMSNVWTTENGCVVAAKGAPEAIAELCRLGAADRAALKILVDAMGQGGMRVLGVARADLAAGDVAAQELPETQRGFAFTFLGLVGLTDPLRAGVPEAVAQCRSAGIRVVMITGDYPATARAIAESAGIDGANILTGAEIDALDDAALGQRLGQTGVFARILPQQKLRLVEAFKAQGEIVAMTGDGVNDAPSLKAAHIGIAMGRRGTDVAREASSIVLLDDDFTSIVGAIRLGRRIYDNLRKAMGFIIAVHVPIAGLALLPLLFGLPVLFGPLHIAFLEMVIDPVCTLVFEAEEDENDIMGRPPRPPEAPLFSKPLLVWSFLQGLVTLALTGATFIAAWLSGMAGSEIRALVFAMLVLSIVALILVNRAFSPSLRLALGRHNRALALVLAAVALVLAAAMLAPALRELFHFSPLHLADFAAIFGAVVVLWLGLERGKKLLGRRLAG encoded by the coding sequence ATGGAAACGCAACGTGCTGGTCCAGTGCGCGATGCAGCGGCAGGGGCCTTGGGCCTTACCCGTGCCGAAGCACAGCGCCGGCTTGAGCGCGATGGCGCCAATGAATTGCCGGGCGGTGGCACGCGCTCCGTTTGGACCATTCTGGGCGAGGTGGTCAGGGAACCGATGCTGGCGTTGCTGCTGTGCGGCGGGGGCATCTATTTCCTGATCGGCAGCCGCAGCGAAGCACTGATCCTGCTGGGCTTTGCCACCTTCTCGGTCATCGTGACACTGGTCCAGGAGACGCGTACTGAGCGGGTGCTGGAGGCCTTGCGCGACCTGTCCAGCCCGCGCGCGCTGGTGATCCGCGATGGCAAGCATCAGCGCATTGCCGGGAGCGACGTCGTGGTGGGCGATCTGGTGATCCTGGGCGAAGGCGACCGGGTGCCGGCTGACCTAACCCTCACCGAGGCAAACGATCTCCTCGCCGACGAATCACTGCTGACTGGCGAATCTCTGCCCGTGCGCAAGGCTGCGGACAATGGCGCCGCAGCGACTGATCCGACACAGCCAGGCGGCGACGATCTCGCCGCGGCTTTTTCCGGCACGCTTATCGTGCGCGGGAGCGGCACGGGCGAAGTGACGGCGACCGGTGCCCGCAGCCAGATCGGCCGCATTGGCGCCAGTCTTGCCAAGGTTCAGGTAGAGACACCGCGCCTGCAGGGTCAGACGGCAAAGCTGGTGCGCATCTTCGCCGGCATTGCCGCCCTGTGCAGCCTCACGGTCATTCTGCTCTATGGCCTCTCGCGCGGCGATTGGCTGCAGGGGATCTTGGCCGGTATCGCGCTCGGCATGTCGCTCATCCCCGAGGAATTCCCGGTGGTGCTGGCCGTCTTCACCGCGATGGGAGCCTGGCGACTGTCGCGCGGCCGCGTTCTCACCCGGCGCGCGGCCACGATCGAGACATTGGGGGCCGCAACCACACTTTGCACCGACAAGACCGGGACACTCACCGAGAACCGCATGTCGGTGACCGAATTGCGGGCCTGGAGCGGTGAGGCGCTGACGCTTGCCCGTGACGAAAAGATGCCGCTCCCCCAGCCTTTTGCGGCAATGGTGGAGATCGGCCGGCGCGCCTGCGCCGAAACCCCGTTCGACCCGATGGAAAAGGCCTTCCATGATCTCGGTCCGCGACTTGGCGCCAGCGGAACGTGGCGCTTGCGCCAAAGCTATGGCCTGCGCCCGGATCTCCTGGCCATGTCCAATGTCTGGACAACTGAGAACGGATGCGTGGTAGCCGCCAAGGGAGCGCCGGAAGCGATCGCCGAATTGTGCCGACTGGGTGCGGCGGACCGGGCAGCCTTGAAGATTCTGGTCGATGCCATGGGCCAAGGCGGCATGCGCGTGCTGGGCGTGGCGCGCGCAGATCTGGCGGCTGGTGACGTGGCCGCGCAAGAACTTCCCGAAACACAGCGCGGCTTTGCCTTCACGTTCCTCGGCCTGGTGGGCCTCACCGATCCCTTGCGCGCGGGTGTGCCGGAGGCGGTGGCGCAGTGTCGCTCCGCTGGCATCCGTGTCGTCATGATCACCGGTGACTATCCGGCGACCGCCCGCGCCATTGCCGAAAGTGCAGGCATCGACGGGGCGAACATCCTGACCGGCGCCGAGATCGACGCGCTCGACGACGCGGCGCTCGGCCAGCGTCTCGGCCAGACCGGAGTCTTCGCGCGCATCCTGCCGCAGCAGAAGCTGCGCCTGGTCGAAGCCTTCAAGGCGCAAGGCGAGATCGTCGCCATGACGGGCGACGGGGTCAACGATGCGCCGTCGCTGAAGGCCGCGCATATCGGCATTGCCATGGGCCGGCGCGGCACCGATGTAGCGCGCGAGGCATCCAGCATCGTGCTGCTCGACGACGATTTCACCTCGATCGTCGGCGCCATTCGCCTCGGCCGGCGCATCTATGACAATCTCAGGAAGGCAATGGGCTTCATCATCGCCGTGCATGTACCGATCGCGGGCCTTGCCCTGTTGCCGCTGCTGTTCGGCCTGCCGGTCCTCTTCGGACCGCTTCACATCGCCTTCCTGGAAATGGTCATCGACCCGGTATGCACGCTCGTTTTCGAGGCGGAGGAGGATGAGAACGACATCATGGGCCGCCCGCCGCGACCGCCGGAAGCGCCGCTGTTCTCGAAACCGCTCCTCGTCTGGAGTTTCCTGCAGGGATTGGTGACCTTGGCCTTGACCGGCGCCACCTTCATCGCCGCCTGGTTGAGCGGCATGGCGGGGAGCGAGATTCGCGCCCTGGTCTTTGCCATGCTGGTGCTCTCGATCGTGGCACTCATCCTGGTCAACCGCGCCTTCAGCCCGTCGCTGCGCCTGGCCCTGGGGCGCCACAACCGCGCCTTGGCCCTGGTGCTTGCCGCCGTCGCCCTGGTGCTGGCGGCAGCCATGCTGGCGCCCGCCTTGCGTGAGCTCTTTCATTTCAGCCCGCTTCACTTGGCGGATTTCGCGGCGATTTTCGGTGCGGTGGTGGTGTTGTGGCTGGGATTGGAGCGCGGCAAGAAATTGCTCGGCAGGCGTCTCGCCGGCTAG
- a CDS encoding O-acetylhomoserine aminocarboxypropyltransferase/cysteine synthase family protein, whose translation MPADTTNAETLALHGGSYRADPTTGAVAVPIYQTTSYQFQDTGHAARLFALEELGNIYTRVQNPTTDVLEQRVAALEGGAAALAVASGQAASTFAVLNLAQAGDNIVSSTDLYGGTWTLFSQTLKQFGIEVRFVDPADPENFRRATDAKTRAFYAETLPNPKLQVFPLKEVADIGRSLGVPLIVDNTAAPLTARPFDHGAAVIVHSATKYIGGHGTSIGGVIIDGGNFPWEQHAERFPLLTQPDEAYHGAIWTEAAKPLGPIAYILRARVKLLRDIGAPISPFNAFQLIQGLETLALRVKQHNTNAIKVADFLKSHPTIAKVIFPGLQQGEFKRRADAYLKDGYGGLIGFELKGGVEAGKAFINALKLFYHVANIGDARSLAIHPASTTHSQLSPEEQLATGVTPGYVRLSIGIEHPDDIIKDLRQALDQAAGTAAEPRKVA comes from the coding sequence ATGCCCGCCGATACGACGAACGCCGAAACACTCGCCTTGCATGGCGGCAGCTACCGCGCCGATCCGACAACCGGCGCCGTCGCGGTGCCGATCTATCAGACGACGTCCTATCAATTCCAGGACACCGGCCATGCGGCGCGGCTCTTCGCGCTGGAAGAACTCGGCAACATCTATACGCGCGTGCAAAATCCGACGACGGATGTGCTGGAACAACGCGTGGCAGCCCTTGAGGGTGGCGCGGCGGCGCTTGCCGTTGCCTCCGGTCAGGCAGCGTCCACCTTTGCGGTACTCAACCTCGCCCAGGCCGGCGACAATATCGTCTCCTCGACGGACCTTTACGGCGGCACCTGGACATTGTTCTCGCAGACCTTGAAGCAATTCGGCATCGAGGTGCGTTTCGTCGACCCGGCCGACCCGGAGAATTTCCGCCGCGCCACCGACGCAAAGACCCGCGCCTTTTACGCCGAGACCCTGCCCAATCCAAAGCTGCAGGTTTTTCCCCTGAAGGAAGTGGCTGATATCGGCCGATCGCTGGGCGTGCCGCTGATCGTCGACAACACCGCGGCCCCCTTGACCGCGCGGCCCTTCGATCATGGCGCGGCGGTGATCGTGCATTCGGCGACGAAATACATCGGCGGACACGGCACCAGCATCGGCGGTGTCATCATCGATGGCGGCAACTTCCCGTGGGAGCAGCATGCCGAACGCTTCCCGCTCCTCACCCAGCCCGATGAGGCCTATCACGGCGCCATCTGGACGGAGGCCGCGAAGCCCCTGGGGCCGATCGCCTATATCCTACGCGCACGCGTCAAGCTGCTGCGCGATATCGGCGCACCGATCTCGCCGTTCAACGCCTTCCAATTAATCCAGGGTTTGGAGACTTTGGCGCTGCGGGTGAAGCAGCACAACACGAACGCCATCAAGGTCGCCGATTTCCTGAAATCGCACCCGACCATCGCCAAGGTGATCTTTCCCGGCCTGCAGCAGGGCGAGTTCAAGCGTCGCGCCGATGCCTATCTGAAGGACGGGTATGGCGGATTGATCGGCTTCGAACTGAAAGGTGGCGTTGAAGCCGGCAAGGCCTTCATCAACGCGCTGAAGCTGTTCTATCACGTCGCCAATATCGGCGATGCGCGGAGCCTTGCCATCCATCCCGCCTCGACCACGCATTCCCAGCTCTCGCCCGAGGAGCAACTGGCAACCGGTGTGACTCCTGGCTATGTGCGCCTGTCGATCGGCATCGAGCATCCCGATGATATCATCAAGGATCTGCGCCAGGCCCTCGACCAGGCTGCCGGGACCGCGGCGGAGCCCCGCAAGGTCGCTTGA
- a CDS encoding PRC-barrel domain-containing protein, with product MKTLLKLTTAVGLVIGSLALPTMAFADSTETPAMGTVDAGTLIGKNVVDAKGDTVGEIDSVMVDANGKVKSVVVDVSGWLQTEKLISLPWKGLTVTDNNVITSRLTQEEAKQAAAYAYVDEGNRRKVLTEKGQVYAEGSDADMTTSSGGDGTMGTPVKNPDGSINASQLVGVNIENGDGDKLGEVGEVVIASDGGLQGVVVDVGGFLGIGTHPVLLNWKDMKISGNGDDIKAIVNTTKDNLKSLPEYKADAASN from the coding sequence ATGAAGACATTATTGAAACTTACCACGGCCGTGGGCTTGGTCATCGGCAGCTTGGCGTTGCCGACGATGGCCTTTGCCGACAGCACAGAAACTCCGGCCATGGGGACTGTCGATGCCGGCACCCTCATCGGCAAGAACGTGGTCGATGCCAAGGGCGACACCGTTGGCGAGATCGACAGCGTGATGGTCGACGCCAACGGCAAGGTCAAGTCAGTGGTCGTCGATGTCAGCGGCTGGCTGCAAACCGAGAAGCTCATCAGTCTGCCCTGGAAGGGACTTACGGTCACGGACAACAACGTGATCACCTCGCGTTTGACTCAGGAAGAAGCCAAGCAGGCTGCTGCCTATGCCTATGTGGATGAGGGCAATCGCCGCAAGGTCCTGACCGAGAAGGGGCAGGTCTATGCCGAAGGCAGCGACGCCGACATGACAACGTCGAGCGGTGGCGACGGGACCATGGGCACGCCGGTCAAGAACCCGGACGGTTCGATCAATGCCAGCCAGCTGGTCGGCGTCAACATCGAGAACGGCGATGGCGACAAGCTGGGCGAAGTCGGCGAAGTGGTGATCGCCAGCGATGGCGGGCTGCAGGGCGTCGTCGTCGATGTCGGTGGTTTCCTGGGGATCGGGACGCATCCGGTCCTGCTGAACTGGAAAGACATGAAGATTTCCGGCAATGGCGATGACATCAAAGCCATCGTCAACACGACCAAGGACAATCTGAAGTCGTTACCGGAATACAAGGCCGACGCCGCCAGCAACTAA
- a CDS encoding DUF1488 family protein, whose protein sequence is MLRFLNETPVYDYELERLRFVGLDREQHVVCRVTKDALLACIDRDNASAPELMAAFETNRTLFEDIASMEHAAGARGEVYIERYHLEHPWLKVPTMAIASLP, encoded by the coding sequence ATGCTGCGCTTTTTGAATGAAACGCCGGTTTACGATTATGAGCTCGAGCGCCTGCGCTTCGTCGGCCTCGACCGCGAGCAGCATGTCGTCTGTCGCGTCACCAAGGACGCGTTGCTGGCTTGTATCGACCGCGACAATGCCTCGGCGCCTGAATTGATGGCAGCATTCGAAACCAACCGCACGCTGTTCGAAGATATCGCCAGCATGGAGCATGCGGCCGGCGCCCGGGGCGAGGTCTATATCGAGCGCTATCATCTGGAACATCCCTGGCTGAAGGTCCCCACCATGGCCATCGCCAGCCTGCCTTAA
- a CDS encoding bifunctional acetate--CoA ligase family protein/GNAT family N-acetyltransferase, whose product MTIRNLDKLFRPQSLAIIGASDRAGAIGHVLARNALAEGFRGPVHFVNPKYPSVLTRPCVATIDALETAPDLAVIATPAATVPGIIRQLAARGTRGAIIISAGFGGEAGQALKREMQLAARPHLMRLVGPNCLGVIAPTIGLNVSFAHLSPKKGSIALLTQSGAILTSALDWAAARGIGFSHLVSMGEMLDVDLGDMLDYLASDGGTSAILIYAEAVTNARKFVSAARRAARLKPVIIIKAGRFGETASAVASHTGALAGSDAVYDAVFRRVGLLRVDDLAELFEAMETLALMGPAPGDRLTILTNGGGAGILAADALVRAGGRLAPLDATVLGRLDAVLPKGWSRGNPVDIIGDADPERYRVAMDILADDPHCDALLVLNSPTALTSSDEAADAVIAGLAGRKKPVLTSWIGDQTSRPARAKFAAAKIPSYTTPEQAIRAFGHMVAYRHSQMLLTETPPSLPGNFTPDRDIVRRMIDQALTKGRSFLTSPESLAVMNAYGINVVTDEIVATPQEARQQAEMMSGPLVLKLLSPDITHKSDIGGVVLGLTDGAAVEAAASAMLERVTILRPDARIEGFTLSPMIDRSASQELILGAVTDAQFGPVILFGQGGTSVEVTADRALALPPLNLKLARELIADTRVYRLLRGYRDRPAADLDGIALALVRVAQLMMDFAEIQELDINPLLANEHTVIALDARVRVVKNDAAPQRRLAIRPYPQELEEVIPDPDGGLLLLRPIRPEDEPGMIEAFEHLSSESVELRFFRVVTNPSHQMIAGLTQIDYDREMALVLTDADTPAGAVPPIYADVRLLMDPDRVEAEYAIIVRDDMAGRGFGSLMMERIIAYGRSINLARITGLVRMENASMLAICQRLGFTRRIDPDMPGLFHVTKELGGTGS is encoded by the coding sequence GTGACCATCCGCAATCTCGACAAACTGTTCCGCCCGCAATCCCTGGCCATCATTGGCGCCAGCGATCGCGCCGGCGCCATCGGCCATGTCCTTGCCCGCAACGCCCTGGCCGAGGGCTTTCGCGGCCCAGTTCATTTCGTCAATCCGAAATACCCATCCGTACTGACACGTCCCTGCGTCGCCACCATCGATGCGTTGGAGACAGCGCCGGATCTTGCCGTCATTGCCACGCCGGCAGCGACCGTGCCAGGGATCATACGGCAACTGGCGGCTCGAGGGACGCGCGGTGCGATCATCATCAGCGCCGGCTTCGGTGGCGAGGCGGGACAGGCGCTGAAGCGCGAGATGCAACTGGCGGCGCGCCCGCATCTGATGCGCCTGGTCGGACCGAATTGCCTGGGAGTGATCGCACCGACCATCGGACTCAATGTCAGCTTCGCCCACCTGTCGCCCAAGAAGGGGTCGATCGCGCTGCTGACACAATCGGGCGCCATTCTGACCTCGGCCCTTGATTGGGCCGCCGCGCGCGGCATCGGCTTTTCTCACCTCGTGTCGATGGGGGAAATGCTGGATGTCGATCTGGGAGACATGCTGGACTACCTCGCCAGCGACGGCGGCACCAGCGCCATCCTGATCTATGCCGAAGCGGTGACCAATGCGCGGAAATTCGTTTCCGCCGCCCGGCGCGCCGCGCGCCTCAAACCCGTGATCATCATCAAGGCCGGTCGCTTCGGCGAGACGGCCAGCGCCGTCGCCTCGCATACCGGGGCGCTGGCCGGCAGCGACGCCGTCTATGACGCGGTCTTCCGCCGTGTCGGTCTGTTGCGCGTCGACGATCTGGCGGAGTTGTTCGAGGCCATGGAAACCCTGGCGCTGATGGGCCCCGCCCCAGGCGACCGGCTGACGATCCTCACCAATGGCGGCGGCGCAGGCATTCTGGCGGCGGACGCGCTGGTCCGGGCGGGCGGCCGCCTGGCACCGCTCGATGCAACGGTGCTGGGGCGCCTGGACGCGGTCCTGCCCAAAGGCTGGTCGCGCGGCAACCCGGTAGACATCATCGGCGATGCCGACCCGGAACGCTACCGGGTGGCCATGGATATCCTGGCGGACGATCCGCATTGCGACGCGCTGCTGGTGCTCAACAGTCCCACCGCGCTGACCTCCAGCGACGAAGCGGCGGATGCCGTCATTGCCGGCCTCGCCGGGCGCAAGAAGCCGGTGCTGACCAGTTGGATCGGCGACCAGACGTCGCGACCGGCGCGGGCCAAGTTCGCCGCCGCGAAGATTCCCAGCTACACCACGCCGGAACAGGCGATACGCGCCTTCGGCCATATGGTGGCCTATCGCCACAGCCAGATGCTGCTCACGGAGACACCGCCCTCCCTGCCCGGCAATTTCACGCCGGACCGCGACATCGTTCGGCGGATGATCGATCAGGCGCTGACGAAGGGGCGCAGCTTCCTGACCTCGCCGGAATCGCTCGCCGTCATGAACGCCTACGGCATCAATGTTGTGACCGACGAGATCGTGGCGACGCCGCAAGAAGCGCGCCAACAGGCCGAGATGATGAGCGGGCCGCTGGTGCTGAAGCTGTTGTCACCCGACATCACCCACAAATCCGATATCGGCGGCGTGGTCCTGGGTTTGACCGATGGCGCTGCCGTCGAGGCCGCGGCGTCCGCCATGTTGGAACGCGTGACGATCCTGCGTCCGGATGCCCGGATCGAGGGCTTCACCCTGTCGCCGATGATCGATCGCAGCGCGTCGCAGGAATTGATCTTGGGCGCCGTCACCGATGCACAATTCGGGCCGGTCATCCTGTTCGGCCAAGGCGGTACGTCGGTCGAGGTGACGGCCGACCGTGCGCTTGCCTTGCCGCCGCTCAATTTGAAGCTGGCCCGCGAGCTGATTGCCGATACCCGCGTCTATCGCCTGCTGCGTGGCTACCGCGACCGGCCGGCCGCGGATCTCGACGGCATTGCCCTCGCTTTGGTGCGCGTCGCCCAGCTGATGATGGATTTCGCCGAGATCCAGGAACTCGACATCAACCCGCTGCTGGCCAATGAGCATACGGTGATCGCGCTCGACGCGCGCGTCCGTGTGGTGAAGAACGATGCCGCGCCGCAGCGCCGCCTTGCCATCCGGCCCTATCCGCAGGAACTGGAAGAGGTCATTCCAGATCCCGACGGCGGCTTGCTGCTGCTACGCCCGATCCGGCCGGAAGACGAGCCTGGCATGATCGAGGCGTTCGAGCACTTGTCATCGGAGAGTGTCGAGTTGCGCTTCTTCCGCGTCGTCACCAACCCCTCGCACCAGATGATCGCCGGCCTTACCCAGATCGATTACGACCGCGAGATGGCATTGGTGCTGACCGATGCCGACACGCCGGCAGGCGCCGTGCCGCCGATCTATGCCGATGTCCGGCTCCTGATGGATCCCGACCGGGTCGAGGCGGAATACGCGATCATCGTGCGCGACGACATGGCCGGCCGGGGCTTCGGCAGCTTGATGATGGAGCGCATCATCGCCTATGGCCGGTCCATCAACCTCGCCCGCATCACGGGCCTGGTCAGGATGGAAAATGCCAGCATGCTGGCGATCTGCCAGCGCCTGGGATTCACCCGGCGCATCGATCCGGACATGCCGGGGCTGTTCCATGTGACAAAAGAGCTGGGCGGCACGGGCAGCTGA
- a CDS encoding two-component system sensor histidine kinase NtrB, which translates to MTIESEGTVTHEMLREREARLRSILETAPDAILVIDERGIIESFSPAAERLFGYDSGEVIGRNVSILMPAPYHERHDSYINNYLETGERRIIGIGRIVVGQRKDGSAFPIELSVGEAMIGGKRHFTGFIRDLSERQLTENRLHELQLELLHVSRLSDVGQMASTLAHELNQPLAAIVNYVQATRRMLQAEGNHSPKIAETMEKAVAQAARAGEIIRHLRSFIQRGEAERQIEELNNVVEEATALALVGAKESSINVRWVLGTEPMPVLIDKVQIQQVVFNIIRNSVEAMSEHPLPRDLIVTTGRVGGDTAQISISDSGPGLAPKVMAQLFQPFVTTKERGMGLGLSICKTIIDSHNGRLWASPNSKRGATFYIALPITDETDGRTG; encoded by the coding sequence ATGACGATCGAGAGCGAAGGCACGGTAACGCACGAAATGCTGCGCGAGCGCGAAGCGCGCTTGCGCTCGATCCTGGAGACTGCGCCCGATGCCATCCTGGTGATCGACGAGCGTGGCATCATTGAATCCTTCAGCCCGGCGGCAGAGCGGCTGTTCGGCTACGATTCCGGCGAGGTGATCGGTCGCAATGTCAGCATCCTGATGCCAGCGCCCTATCACGAGCGGCACGACAGTTATATCAACAATTACCTGGAAACCGGCGAGCGGCGCATCATCGGCATCGGCCGCATCGTGGTGGGGCAGCGCAAGGACGGCAGCGCCTTCCCGATCGAGTTGTCGGTGGGCGAGGCGATGATCGGCGGCAAGCGCCACTTCACCGGCTTCATCCGCGACCTGTCCGAGCGCCAGCTCACAGAGAACCGCCTGCACGAATTGCAGCTGGAGCTGCTTCATGTCTCGCGCCTCAGCGATGTCGGTCAGATGGCCTCGACCCTGGCGCACGAACTCAACCAGCCGCTTGCGGCGATCGTCAACTATGTCCAGGCCACCCGCCGCATGCTGCAGGCCGAGGGCAATCATTCGCCCAAGATCGCCGAGACCATGGAAAAGGCCGTGGCCCAGGCGGCCCGCGCCGGCGAAATCATCCGCCATCTGCGCAGCTTCATCCAGCGTGGCGAGGCAGAGCGCCAGATCGAGGAACTCAACAACGTGGTCGAGGAGGCGACGGCGCTGGCCCTCGTCGGCGCCAAGGAAAGCAGCATCAATGTGCGCTGGGTGCTGGGCACCGAGCCAATGCCGGTGCTCATCGACAAGGTGCAGATCCAGCAAGTGGTCTTCAATATCATCCGCAACAGTGTCGAGGCGATGAGCGAGCATCCGCTGCCGCGCGACCTCATCGTTACCACGGGCCGCGTCGGTGGCGACACGGCGCAGATCTCGATCAGCGACAGTGGCCCGGGCCTCGCGCCGAAGGTCATGGCACAGCTCTTTCAACCCTTCGTGACCACCAAGGAGCGGGGCATGGGGCTTGGCCTTTCCATCTGCAAGACCATCATCGATTCACATAACGGGCGGCTCTGGGCCAGCCCCAATTCGAAGCGCGGCGCAACCTTCTATATCGCGCTGCCTATCACCGATGAGACGGATGGAAGGACGGGATGA